From one Catenuloplanes nepalensis genomic stretch:
- a CDS encoding EsaB/YukD family protein produces the protein MADQRSLVTVVGTRKRVDVALPAAAPVGEYAGRLADLCGQDSHDVFPPAWSLIPAGGAPLALEDTLADAGVADGAVLYLIDVAGDPGGEPAIEDIEELVADQTEDYRSKESPRGLVVIGLSLAWLAAAGVVLLWLHGGLAGAIGMTLAALVLLGTSWGLQQRRSAVPPALTLGMSLASAVCMATAGGLLFAELSASLWWVGVIAGANLGMVMALATTPEIILFAVELQMLVAGLLVPLFLPLRVNAAEAAAAVVVAAIALLGGSKWISASITAWASKPPKASAPMAQAVTVMLVRARGVLTFVIAGPVLALIIAQPVLALSGNWWAIALSAVAGAALLVRTKQAGFRSEAVAFGVAGLTGVFSAVGAIAERFFGTGGAAVALVIGGFVVLGIGVLITLVELPITESTTDVSLAGAAAAGRRSVAEVVGMLCNLSVAPLAMGVYGVYSELADIGAGIIG, from the coding sequence ATGGCCGATCAGCGCAGCCTCGTGACCGTCGTCGGCACGCGCAAGCGCGTCGACGTGGCGCTGCCCGCCGCCGCACCGGTGGGCGAGTACGCGGGCCGGCTCGCCGACCTGTGCGGCCAGGACAGTCACGACGTGTTCCCGCCGGCCTGGTCGCTGATCCCGGCCGGTGGGGCACCGCTGGCGCTGGAGGACACCCTCGCGGACGCGGGGGTCGCCGACGGCGCGGTGCTCTACCTGATCGACGTCGCCGGTGACCCCGGCGGCGAGCCCGCGATCGAGGACATCGAGGAACTCGTCGCGGACCAGACCGAGGACTACCGCTCGAAGGAGAGCCCGCGCGGCCTCGTGGTGATCGGGCTGTCGCTGGCCTGGCTGGCCGCGGCCGGTGTCGTGCTGCTGTGGCTGCACGGCGGGCTCGCGGGCGCGATCGGCATGACGCTCGCGGCACTCGTGCTGCTGGGTACGTCGTGGGGCCTCCAGCAGCGGCGTTCGGCCGTACCCCCGGCACTGACGCTCGGCATGTCGCTGGCCTCGGCCGTGTGCATGGCCACGGCCGGTGGGCTGCTGTTCGCGGAGCTGAGCGCGAGCCTCTGGTGGGTCGGCGTGATCGCCGGTGCCAACCTCGGCATGGTCATGGCGCTGGCCACCACGCCCGAGATCATCCTGTTCGCGGTCGAGCTGCAGATGCTGGTCGCGGGCCTGCTCGTCCCGCTGTTCCTGCCGCTGCGGGTGAACGCGGCGGAGGCGGCCGCGGCCGTGGTGGTCGCGGCGATCGCGCTGCTCGGCGGCTCGAAGTGGATCTCGGCGAGCATCACCGCGTGGGCGTCCAAGCCGCCCAAGGCGAGCGCGCCGATGGCGCAGGCGGTCACCGTGATGCTGGTCCGGGCGCGCGGCGTGCTGACGTTCGTGATCGCCGGGCCGGTGCTGGCACTGATCATCGCGCAGCCGGTGCTCGCGCTCTCCGGCAACTGGTGGGCGATCGCGCTCTCCGCGGTCGCCGGTGCCGCGCTGCTGGTCCGCACGAAGCAGGCCGGTTTCCGCAGCGAGGCGGTCGCATTCGGCGTCGCGGGCCTGACCGGCGTCTTCTCCGCGGTCGGCGCGATCGCGGAGCGGTTCTTCGGCACCGGCGGTGCCGCGGTGGCGCTGGTGATCGGCGGCTTCGTGGTGCTCGGCATCGGCGTGCTGATCACGCTGGTCGAGCTGCCGATCACGGAGTCGACCACGGATGTGTCGCTCGCCGGTGCGGCCGCGGCCGGTCGCCGGTCGGTCGCCGAGGTGGTCGGCATGTTGTGCAACCTGTCGGTCGCACCGCTGGCGATGGGCGTCTACGGCGTCTACTCGGAGCTGGCGGACATCGGCGCCGGCATCATCGGCTGA
- a CDS encoding WXG100 family type VII secretion target, giving the protein MADVYGTHLKVPDSLGDAGPFINGISEEIVNNLMMLESKLLPLAESWTGDTYIYFEDQRKAWNVAADGLFGPEGIMGMIAHALNVNYNNYTEAELTNTATWKH; this is encoded by the coding sequence ATGGCCGACGTTTACGGCACCCACCTCAAGGTCCCGGACAGCCTCGGGGACGCCGGTCCGTTCATCAACGGCATCTCCGAGGAGATCGTCAACAACCTGATGATGCTGGAGAGCAAGCTGCTGCCGCTGGCCGAGAGCTGGACCGGTGACACCTACATCTACTTCGAGGACCAGCGCAAGGCGTGGAACGTCGCCGCGGACGGCCTGTTCGGCCCCGAGGGCATCATGGGCATGATCGCCCACGCGCTGAACGTCAACTACAACAACTACACCGAGGCCGAGCTGACCAACACGGCCACCTGGAAGCACTAG
- a CDS encoding WXG100 family type VII secretion target — protein MAFEVTPEYVADAAANCTTSATEIEAQLQVTRNYVISLRDEYEGVAALNFDALMADFDAFGVMLHNALINIGDGLRGNFNNYTSVEEFATTNLVEVNGEIPGVYF, from the coding sequence GTGGCGTTCGAGGTAACCCCGGAATACGTGGCCGACGCGGCCGCCAACTGCACCACCAGCGCGACCGAGATCGAGGCGCAGCTGCAGGTCACCCGCAACTACGTGATCAGCCTGCGGGACGAGTACGAGGGTGTGGCGGCGCTGAACTTCGACGCGCTGATGGCCGACTTCGACGCGTTCGGCGTGATGCTGCACAACGCACTGATCAACATCGGTGACGGCCTGCGCGGCAACTTCAACAACTACACCAGCGTCGAGGAGTTCGCGACCACCAACCTGGTCGAGGTCAACGGCGAGATCCCCGGCGTCTACTTCTAG
- the eccCa gene encoding type VII secretion protein EccCa, giving the protein MSRISFHRPARFLPPPIPQDKVVLPSPPEQKQSNAGFISLLLPLLSSLGIAAYMVSYGRPMLIALAIIFAVVSFSATIAFRVQNKHLERRTVMRQRARYRALLMDVRTNARQVASTQRMLGAWAHPEPDRLLAIAHTGRRVWERRQGDPDFLKVRIGIGDAELSTPIQIGTRLDPLADYDWESMRAARRLVDSMSKVAAQPIAIDLGTAGVLSILGEPEAVAAMTRSMLAQLAVMHAPDDVLIAVEAPDVEEWEWAKWLPHTFEPGSRRRPRAVPLITGENGGLGDFLERELRRRSDSASARRLQAQFDRGAAPHQQRLVVLFTGFDPVSEWGRSAMLRALLEAAGPAMGITLIFLGRRETDEPGRVDLRVTVTPSGGLSLTGRTGTGAATSELSQADQVSLPMAELIARKLTPLTLTDEHEQVLARTVSLIEALVAGRGLDAALGGLWDPNMGPERLLKVPIGTDGDGQSVVLDIKESAQGGSGPHGLIVGATGSGKSELLRTLVAGLLVTHSPDLLSMVVVDFKGGATFAPVAGMPHVAGMITNLADDAALVERVRVALAGEQQRRQQLLRAAGNVDSIKEYHRKRQAGESGIDGAPLEPMPYLLVIIDEFAELLTAHPEFTELFVQIGRVGRSLGMHLLFSTQRLEEGRLRGLDSHLSYRICLRTFSAQESRTVIGTTDAYRLPPIPGSAYLKVDETIYRRFRVAHVSAPWVSPEQREAESVSTSILPYEMRALTAADLYEEEEDDAMPVAAADGPTELSVIVDRLSSRGTPVRQVWLPPLPRAIPLDTLLGPVAVQSGRGLSATMWPIAGQLRVPLGVVDLPGQQAQEPLLLDFGGPHGNLAIVGAPRSGRSTMLRTLMLATMLTHTPAEAQFYCIDYGGETLHPFAAAPHVGDVAGRMDKEMVGRMLADTRALITGREKVFRELGIDSVAEFRSRRDSGRLPEGLRAADIFLMVDNWGALRTDMDHLEPVLVEIASRGLGVGVHLILTTNRWMEIRPALRESIGTRVELRLNDYNESDIHRRMAQAMPTGVPGRALCPPGVYSQVVLPRVDGRDTDEGLRDAQLDILAKIGPSWYGKPAPGVRMLPVRALREELVSADATPTAVPIGIGEPDIATISLDLINGDPHFIVFGDTASGKSTFLRTWLRNLIDRQTGWEARVVLIDYRRSLLGIVPEGHLGAYAADSQTTKVYAQQIAGKLRERMPPPTITPEELKARTWWEGPEIYVVIDDYDLVGGSMQSPLGPLMEFIPHARDIGFHVVLTRRVAGAGRGAVGDAFFSRVRELGGGGLILSGDPREGQLLGTEKAAVRPAGRGALLSRGKPTRLIQIALDEAPAEDDPGSAAGSPFAASSR; this is encoded by the coding sequence GTGTCCCGCATCTCGTTCCACCGCCCGGCGAGGTTCCTGCCGCCGCCGATCCCCCAGGACAAGGTGGTCCTGCCGTCGCCGCCGGAGCAGAAGCAGAGCAACGCGGGCTTCATCAGCCTGCTGCTGCCGCTGCTGTCCAGCCTCGGTATCGCGGCGTACATGGTGTCCTACGGCCGGCCGATGCTGATCGCCCTGGCGATCATCTTCGCGGTCGTGTCGTTCAGCGCCACCATCGCGTTCCGGGTGCAGAACAAGCACCTGGAGCGGCGGACCGTGATGCGGCAGCGGGCGCGGTACCGCGCGCTGCTGATGGACGTGCGCACCAACGCCCGCCAGGTCGCGTCCACCCAGCGCATGCTGGGCGCGTGGGCGCACCCGGAGCCGGACCGGCTGCTGGCCATCGCGCACACCGGCCGCCGGGTGTGGGAGCGGCGGCAGGGCGACCCGGACTTCCTGAAGGTCCGGATCGGCATCGGCGACGCGGAGCTGTCCACGCCGATCCAGATCGGCACCCGGCTGGACCCGCTGGCCGACTACGACTGGGAGTCGATGCGCGCCGCCCGCCGGCTGGTCGACTCGATGAGCAAGGTGGCGGCGCAGCCGATCGCGATCGACCTCGGCACCGCCGGCGTGCTCAGCATCCTCGGCGAGCCGGAGGCCGTGGCCGCGATGACCCGGTCGATGCTGGCCCAGCTCGCGGTGATGCACGCGCCGGACGACGTGCTGATCGCGGTCGAGGCGCCGGACGTGGAGGAGTGGGAGTGGGCGAAGTGGCTCCCGCACACGTTCGAGCCGGGATCCCGGCGGCGGCCGCGCGCGGTGCCGCTGATCACGGGCGAGAACGGCGGTCTCGGCGACTTCCTGGAGCGGGAGCTGCGCAGGCGCAGCGACTCGGCCAGCGCCCGGCGGCTGCAGGCGCAGTTCGACCGCGGTGCGGCGCCGCACCAGCAGCGGCTGGTGGTGCTGTTCACCGGCTTCGACCCGGTGTCCGAGTGGGGACGCTCGGCGATGCTGCGGGCGCTGCTGGAGGCGGCCGGGCCGGCCATGGGCATCACGCTGATCTTCCTCGGCCGGCGGGAGACGGACGAGCCGGGCCGGGTGGACCTGCGGGTGACCGTGACGCCGTCCGGCGGGCTGTCGCTGACCGGCCGGACCGGGACCGGCGCGGCCACCTCCGAGCTGTCCCAGGCCGACCAGGTCAGCCTGCCGATGGCCGAGCTGATCGCCCGGAAGCTGACGCCGCTGACGCTCACCGACGAACACGAGCAGGTGCTCGCCCGTACCGTGTCGCTGATCGAGGCTCTGGTCGCCGGCCGCGGCCTGGACGCGGCGCTGGGCGGCCTGTGGGATCCGAACATGGGACCGGAGCGGCTGCTCAAGGTGCCGATCGGCACCGACGGTGACGGGCAGAGCGTGGTGCTGGACATCAAGGAGTCCGCGCAGGGCGGATCCGGTCCGCACGGCCTGATCGTCGGCGCGACCGGTTCCGGCAAGAGCGAGCTGCTGCGCACGCTGGTCGCGGGTCTGCTGGTCACGCACTCGCCGGACCTGCTGAGCATGGTGGTGGTCGACTTCAAGGGTGGCGCGACGTTCGCGCCGGTGGCCGGCATGCCGCACGTGGCCGGCATGATCACCAACCTGGCCGACGACGCGGCGCTGGTCGAGCGGGTCCGGGTCGCGCTCGCCGGCGAGCAGCAGCGCCGCCAGCAGCTGCTGCGCGCGGCCGGCAACGTCGACTCGATCAAGGAGTACCACCGCAAGCGGCAGGCCGGTGAGAGCGGCATCGACGGGGCGCCGCTGGAGCCGATGCCGTACCTGCTGGTGATCATCGACGAGTTCGCCGAGCTGCTGACCGCACACCCGGAGTTCACCGAACTGTTCGTCCAGATCGGACGCGTCGGCCGAAGTCTCGGCATGCACCTGCTCTTCTCCACCCAGCGGCTGGAGGAGGGCCGGCTGCGCGGCCTGGACTCGCACCTGTCGTACCGGATCTGCCTGCGCACGTTCAGCGCGCAGGAGAGCCGCACCGTGATCGGCACGACCGACGCCTACCGGCTGCCGCCGATCCCCGGCTCCGCCTACCTCAAGGTGGACGAGACCATCTACCGCCGGTTCCGGGTCGCGCACGTCTCCGCGCCGTGGGTCTCGCCGGAGCAGCGCGAGGCCGAGTCCGTCTCGACCTCCATCCTGCCGTACGAGATGCGCGCGCTCACCGCCGCCGACCTCTACGAGGAGGAGGAAGACGACGCGATGCCGGTGGCGGCCGCGGACGGGCCGACCGAGCTGAGCGTCATCGTCGACCGGCTCTCCAGCCGCGGCACGCCGGTCCGCCAGGTGTGGCTGCCGCCGCTGCCGCGCGCGATCCCGCTGGACACGCTGCTCGGCCCGGTCGCGGTGCAGTCCGGCCGCGGGCTGTCCGCCACCATGTGGCCGATCGCCGGTCAGCTGCGCGTCCCGCTCGGCGTGGTCGACCTGCCCGGCCAGCAGGCCCAGGAACCGCTGCTGCTGGACTTCGGCGGACCGCACGGAAACCTGGCGATCGTCGGCGCGCCCCGATCCGGGCGCAGCACGATGCTGCGCACGCTGATGCTGGCCACGATGCTGACGCACACACCGGCCGAGGCACAGTTCTACTGCATCGACTACGGCGGTGAGACGCTGCACCCGTTCGCGGCCGCACCGCACGTCGGCGACGTCGCCGGCCGGATGGACAAGGAGATGGTCGGCCGCATGCTGGCCGACACCCGGGCCCTGATCACCGGCCGGGAGAAGGTCTTCCGCGAGCTGGGCATCGACTCGGTGGCCGAGTTCCGGTCCCGGCGCGACTCCGGCCGGCTGCCGGAGGGCCTGCGCGCCGCGGACATCTTCCTGATGGTCGACAACTGGGGCGCGCTGCGCACCGACATGGACCACCTGGAACCGGTGCTGGTCGAGATCGCCTCGCGCGGCCTGGGCGTGGGCGTCCACCTGATCCTGACCACGAACCGGTGGATGGAGATCCGGCCGGCGCTGCGCGAGAGCATCGGCACCCGGGTGGAGCTGCGGCTCAACGACTACAACGAGTCGGACATCCACCGCCGGATGGCGCAGGCGATGCCGACCGGCGTGCCCGGCCGGGCGCTCTGCCCACCCGGCGTCTACAGCCAGGTCGTGCTGCCGCGCGTGGACGGCCGGGACACCGACGAGGGGCTGCGCGACGCCCAGCTGGACATCCTCGCCAAGATCGGGCCGTCCTGGTACGGCAAGCCCGCGCCGGGCGTGCGCATGCTGCCGGTCCGGGCGCTGCGCGAGGAGTTGGTCTCCGCGGACGCGACGCCGACCGCGGTCCCGATCGGCATCGGCGAGCCGGACATCGCCACGATCAGCCTCGACCTGATCAACGGCGACCCGCACTTCATCGTGTTCGGCGACACCGCGTCCGGCAAGAGCACGTTCCTGCGGACCTGGCTGCGCAACCTGATCGACCGGCAGACCGGCTGGGAGGCGCGCGTCGTCCTGATCGACTACCGGCGCTCGCTGCTCGGCATCGTCCCGGAGGGACACCTGGGCGCCTACGCCGCCGATTCACAGACCACCAAGGTGTACGCCCAGCAGATCGCCGGGAAGCTGCGCGAGCGGATGCCCCCGCCCACCATCACGCCCGAGGAGCTCAAGGCGCGCACCTGGTGGGAGGGGCCGGAGATCTACGTGGTCATCGACGACTACGACCTGGTCGGCGGCAGCATGCAGTCGCCGCTCGGGCCGCTGATGGAGTTCATCCCGCACGCCCGCGACATCGGCTTCCACGTCGTGCTGACCCGCCGGGTCGCCGGTGCCGGCCGCGGTGCGGTCGGTGACGCGTTCTTCTCCCGCGTGCGGGAGCTGGGCGGCGGCGGCCTGATCCTCTCCGGCGATCCGCGCGAGGGCCAGCTGCTCGGCACGGAGAAGGCCGCGGTGCGGCCCGCGGGCCGGGGCGCGCTGCTCTCCCGCGGCAAGCCGACCCGCCTGATCCAGATCGCGCTGGACGAGGCACCGGCCGAGGACGACCCGGGCAGCGCGGCCGGCTCCCCGTTCGCGGCGTCGAGCCGATGA
- a CDS encoding right-handed parallel beta-helix repeat-containing protein, with product MRTGIADASSSARIERVGTKGWGRHRTIGEAIRAAQEGGIVSVAAGRYGECVVVDRSVRIVAESGGVEIAPADGAALEVRAGTAVVQGVTFVSAQPARAAVVVTGGTVTLDGCEVRNGRAEIAGQASVTLDECTLSGAAGAGVDVADSARVRLHGGAVQQVEGSGLLVRGGARLTVSGTAVRHVAAAGLHLRDAAVAEVERAEISHAAVAALLVEDEAGGIVRDSQFFDNDGDVLRATGSAPFTADGWPGGLPDRPLLDPPAFGPGEPGGVRMERCTVDRTGGTAIHLSGTAHVGVADTRIDSVTAAGVVATGDARLVMTDSHIVRPRSTGVALLGQAHARIEGCSVADSGANGLFLAGDSRVLLRRLGVKQTRYTAVHLGGTAIVTLAGCEISDTPECGVRVTGRAMARIDGGRVERARQSGVAVEETGDAHLSGLTVTEGEIGVRVDSPHRALVENCTISEIAQTGFEAAKGSGPILRNTTIEGCGGAGVFVDADATPVLDGLTIDRIGGTGVVVWGGADPVIRASTIANCKKNGLYLGAEAHGTVEDLDVTGTGYPALYIGAQATPVLRRVHVHDVDEDLTLMDGANATFEQCTADAVGTSTMPIEGANPLVRRAGAAVATSATSARKNTAAGTADPEAAETLPDLLAQLDRLVGLDKVKHDVGSLVKLVQMVQKRREAGLSPPPMSRHLVFAGNPGTGKTTVARLYGRILRALGMLGSGHLVEVDRSALVGEYVGHTAPKTQAAFRRALHGVLFIDEAYALTPDGHGADFGQEAISTLVKLMEDHREEVVVIVAGYPYEMVRFINTNPGLQSRFSRTLTFDDYSTDELVSIVQYQAADHEYHLGPPTIDKLRRYFDSVDRDEGFGNGRFARGVFQHMTEQHAARVAELDSPTTEQLTELGPEDLPDVPDVPAQQ from the coding sequence ATGCGTACCGGGATAGCTGATGCCTCGTCGTCGGCTCGCATAGAGCGGGTCGGCACGAAGGGCTGGGGCCGGCACCGGACGATCGGCGAGGCGATCCGTGCCGCCCAGGAGGGCGGCATCGTCTCCGTCGCCGCCGGGCGGTACGGCGAGTGCGTCGTCGTCGACAGGTCGGTGCGGATCGTCGCCGAGTCCGGCGGCGTGGAGATCGCACCGGCCGACGGCGCCGCGCTCGAGGTCCGGGCCGGCACCGCGGTGGTGCAGGGTGTGACGTTCGTCTCCGCGCAGCCGGCCCGCGCCGCGGTCGTGGTCACCGGCGGCACGGTCACGCTGGACGGCTGCGAGGTGCGCAACGGCCGCGCCGAGATCGCCGGTCAGGCGTCGGTCACGCTGGACGAGTGCACGCTCAGCGGCGCCGCCGGGGCCGGTGTGGACGTCGCCGACTCCGCGCGCGTGCGCCTGCACGGCGGCGCGGTGCAGCAGGTCGAGGGCAGCGGGCTGCTGGTCCGCGGCGGCGCCCGGCTGACCGTCTCCGGCACCGCGGTCCGGCACGTCGCCGCGGCCGGGCTGCACCTGCGCGATGCCGCGGTCGCGGAGGTCGAGCGCGCCGAGATCTCGCACGCCGCGGTCGCCGCGCTGCTGGTCGAGGACGAGGCCGGCGGGATCGTGCGGGACAGCCAGTTCTTCGACAACGACGGTGACGTGCTGCGCGCCACCGGCAGCGCGCCGTTCACCGCGGACGGCTGGCCGGGCGGGCTGCCGGATCGCCCGCTGCTCGACCCGCCCGCGTTCGGCCCGGGCGAGCCCGGCGGCGTCCGGATGGAACGCTGCACCGTGGACCGCACCGGCGGCACCGCTATCCACCTCTCCGGCACCGCGCACGTGGGCGTCGCGGACACCCGGATCGACTCGGTGACCGCGGCCGGCGTGGTGGCCACCGGCGACGCGCGGCTCGTGATGACGGACAGCCACATCGTCCGGCCGCGCAGCACCGGCGTGGCGCTGCTCGGCCAGGCGCACGCGCGGATCGAGGGCTGCTCGGTGGCCGACTCCGGCGCGAACGGCCTGTTCCTCGCCGGCGACTCACGCGTGCTGCTGCGCCGGCTCGGCGTCAAGCAGACCCGCTACACCGCGGTCCACCTGGGCGGCACCGCGATCGTCACGCTCGCGGGCTGCGAGATCAGCGACACCCCGGAGTGCGGCGTGCGCGTCACCGGCCGCGCCATGGCCCGGATCGACGGCGGCCGGGTGGAACGCGCCCGGCAGTCCGGCGTGGCCGTGGAGGAGACCGGCGACGCGCACCTGAGCGGCCTGACCGTCACCGAGGGTGAGATCGGCGTGCGCGTCGACTCGCCGCACCGCGCGCTCGTGGAGAACTGCACGATCTCGGAGATCGCGCAGACCGGGTTCGAGGCCGCCAAGGGCTCCGGGCCGATCCTGCGGAACACCACCATCGAGGGGTGCGGCGGCGCCGGTGTCTTCGTGGACGCGGACGCCACCCCGGTGCTCGACGGCCTGACCATCGACCGGATCGGCGGCACCGGCGTGGTCGTCTGGGGCGGCGCCGACCCGGTGATCCGCGCGTCGACCATCGCGAACTGCAAGAAGAACGGCCTCTACCTGGGCGCGGAGGCGCACGGCACGGTCGAGGACCTGGACGTCACCGGCACCGGCTATCCCGCGCTCTACATCGGCGCGCAGGCCACGCCGGTGCTGCGCCGCGTGCACGTGCACGACGTCGACGAGGACCTGACGCTGATGGACGGCGCGAACGCCACGTTCGAGCAGTGCACCGCGGACGCGGTCGGCACCTCCACCATGCCGATCGAGGGCGCGAACCCGCTGGTCCGGCGCGCCGGTGCGGCGGTGGCCACGTCCGCGACGTCGGCCCGCAAGAACACCGCGGCCGGCACGGCGGACCCGGAGGCGGCCGAGACGCTGCCGGACCTGCTGGCCCAGCTCGACCGCCTGGTCGGCCTGGACAAGGTCAAGCACGACGTCGGCTCGCTGGTCAAGCTGGTCCAGATGGTGCAGAAGCGCCGCGAGGCCGGGCTCAGCCCGCCGCCGATGTCCCGCCACCTGGTCTTCGCCGGCAACCCCGGCACCGGCAAGACCACGGTCGCCCGGCTGTACGGCCGGATCCTGCGCGCGCTCGGCATGCTCGGCAGCGGCCACCTGGTCGAAGTGGACCGGTCCGCGCTGGTCGGCGAGTACGTCGGGCACACCGCGCCGAAGACGCAGGCCGCGTTCCGGCGCGCGCTGCACGGCGTGCTGTTCATCGACGAGGCGTACGCGCTGACGCCGGACGGGCACGGCGCGGACTTCGGCCAGGAGGCGATCTCCACGCTGGTCAAGCTGATGGAGGACCACCGCGAGGAGGTGGTGGTCATCGTGGCCGGCTATCCGTACGAGATGGTCCGGTTCATCAACACCAACCCCGGCCTGCAGTCCCGGTTCTCCCGCACGCTGACGTTCGACGACTACTCCACGGACGAGCTGGTCAGCATCGTCCAGTACCAGGCCGCCGACCACGAGTACCACCTCGGGCCGCCGACGATCGACAAGCTGCGCCGCTACTTCGACTCGGTGGACCGCGACGAGGGCTTCGGCAACGGTCGCTTCGCCCGTGGCGTGTTCCAGCACATGACGGAGCAGCACGCCGCGCGCGTCGCGGAACTCGACTCGCCCACCACCGAGCAGCTGACCGAGCTCGGCCCGGAAGACCTGCCCGACGTGCCCGACGTGCCCGCACAGCAGTAG
- a CDS encoding response regulator transcription factor, producing the protein MLTIAIVDDHPVKRAGLEKFVAETSGLEVATSVRAVEDLGDDVEFDVAILDVPLRPGGPALSAIEVLAGRAPVVVSSTWERPLTFGAVLRTGVRGFVDSRADGRIIVSALFTVGEGGFYVCPRLADRFQAELVRNVNEDPAGLAPREVETLRWIARGLTHSQIAGRMGLTEATVNTYAKRIRAKLNAGNKAELTRMAIELGHMTDTRRFPAA; encoded by the coding sequence ATGCTCACGATCGCGATCGTCGACGACCACCCGGTGAAACGGGCCGGTTTGGAGAAGTTCGTCGCCGAGACGTCCGGCCTCGAGGTCGCCACGTCGGTGCGCGCGGTGGAGGACCTCGGCGACGACGTGGAGTTCGACGTCGCCATCCTGGACGTGCCACTGCGGCCGGGCGGCCCGGCGCTGTCCGCGATCGAGGTCCTGGCCGGCCGCGCGCCCGTGGTGGTCAGCTCCACCTGGGAGCGGCCGCTGACGTTCGGCGCGGTGCTGCGGACCGGCGTGCGTGGCTTCGTCGACAGCCGGGCGGACGGCCGGATCATCGTGTCCGCGCTGTTCACGGTGGGGGAGGGCGGCTTCTACGTCTGCCCGCGGCTGGCCGACCGGTTCCAGGCCGAGCTGGTCCGCAACGTCAACGAGGACCCGGCCGGCCTGGCGCCGCGCGAGGTGGAGACGCTGCGCTGGATCGCGCGCGGGCTCACCCACTCGCAGATCGCGGGCCGGATGGGGCTGACCGAGGCGACCGTGAACACGTATGCGAAGCGGATCCGGGCGAAGCTGAACGCGGGCAACAAGGCGGAGCTGACCCGGATGGCGATCGAGCTCGGCCACATGACCGACACCCGCCGCTTCCCGGCCGCGTAG